Proteins co-encoded in one Opitutus terrae PB90-1 genomic window:
- the hprK gene encoding HPr(Ser) kinase/phosphatase codes for MQKAIHGITVAHFFDTYRTKLKMELITGEAGLHRLIREGSINRPSLALTGFFRYFANKRIQVLGAAEMTFLRTLTPEKQIEIFRGMVKQHIPCIILTRNFHPFPTMLKVATEMKLPLIRTPMITMNFVNLATLCIDNEFAPGCTEHATTLDVRGIGVMLRGSSGVGKSECALALIERGHSLVADDLTVIKLLDERELIASSRPLNRGYMECRGIGIINIAEMFGVKSIRLDKRIDLVISLQEWTPAAVEERTGLEENYYEILGQRVPHIELFVRPGRDMARLVEVAALTQALKKMGHDPAKDFNDRLIAFMATERNYESTMIRPVAAKKRAESKPESDA; via the coding sequence ATGCAAAAAGCGATCCACGGCATCACCGTCGCCCACTTCTTCGATACCTACCGCACGAAGCTGAAGATGGAGCTCATCACGGGCGAAGCCGGGCTGCACCGGCTCATCCGCGAGGGCAGCATCAACCGTCCGTCGCTGGCGCTCACCGGTTTCTTCCGCTACTTCGCGAACAAGCGCATCCAGGTGCTCGGCGCGGCCGAGATGACCTTCCTGCGCACGCTGACGCCGGAGAAGCAGATCGAGATTTTCCGCGGGATGGTGAAGCAGCACATCCCCTGCATCATCCTCACGCGCAATTTCCATCCGTTTCCCACCATGCTGAAGGTGGCGACGGAGATGAAACTTCCGCTGATCCGCACGCCGATGATCACGATGAACTTCGTGAACCTGGCGACGCTGTGCATCGACAACGAGTTCGCGCCCGGCTGCACCGAGCACGCCACCACGCTCGATGTGCGCGGCATCGGCGTGATGCTGCGCGGCAGCAGCGGCGTCGGCAAAAGCGAATGCGCGCTCGCGCTGATCGAACGCGGACACTCGCTCGTCGCGGACGATCTCACCGTCATCAAGCTGCTCGACGAGCGCGAGCTCATCGCCTCGTCGCGACCGCTCAACCGCGGCTACATGGAGTGTCGCGGCATCGGCATCATCAACATCGCCGAAATGTTCGGCGTGAAATCCATCCGGCTCGACAAGCGCATCGACCTCGTGATCTCGCTGCAGGAGTGGACGCCGGCGGCGGTCGAGGAGCGCACCGGGCTGGAGGAAAATTATTACGAAATCCTCGGCCAGCGCGTGCCGCACATCGAGCTCTTCGTCCGCCCCGGCCGCGACATGGCACGGCTGGTCGAAGTCGCCGCGCTCACGCAGGCGCTGAAGAAAATGGGCCACGATCCCGCGAAGGATTTCAACGACCGGCTGATCGCGTTCATGGCCACCGAGCGCAACTACGAATCGACCATGATCCGACCCGTCGCGGCGAAAAAACGCGCCGAGTCCAAGCCCGAGTCCGACGCCTGA
- a CDS encoding KdsC family phosphatase: MAQSKIKIRKSKIPRAAWRAVRLFAMDVDGVLTDGTVQISSDGSEAKSFSILDGMGLRRLDQAGVLTAWISGRASAATSVRAAELKIPHVVQGRTDKLRALQELAAKLGLQPGQCVYMGDDHIDAPAMSWAGIGVSVPAAMPAALTAADYVTTRPAGLGAVREVCELILTARR, encoded by the coding sequence ATGGCCCAATCGAAAATCAAAATTCGGAAATCGAAAATTCCCCGCGCCGCTTGGCGCGCCGTCCGCCTTTTCGCCATGGACGTCGACGGCGTGCTGACCGATGGCACGGTGCAGATCTCGTCCGACGGCAGTGAGGCGAAATCGTTTTCGATCCTCGATGGCATGGGCCTGCGCCGGCTCGACCAGGCCGGCGTGCTCACCGCGTGGATCAGCGGTCGCGCCTCGGCCGCCACGTCGGTGCGCGCGGCCGAGTTGAAAATCCCGCACGTCGTCCAGGGCCGCACCGACAAGCTCCGGGCGCTGCAGGAACTCGCCGCGAAGCTCGGCCTGCAACCGGGCCAATGCGTCTACATGGGCGATGATCACATCGACGCTCCCGCCATGAGCTGGGCCGGCATCGGCGTCAGCGTGCCCGCCGCGATGCCCGCCGCGCTGACCGCGGCCGACTACGTCACAACGCGTCCCGCCGGCCTGGGCGCCGTGCGTGAAGTGTGCGAGTTGATCCTCACCGCGCGCCGATGA
- the lptB gene encoding LPS export ABC transporter ATP-binding protein, translating into MSDSPAAVTAAAPAPSAFSGSEIRTEALVKVYGERRVVDGVNMRFCGGEVVGLLGPNGAGKTTTFYMIVGLIAATDGRVCLDGADLTKMRMHQRARHGIGYLPQEPSVFRKLTVEQNILAILESIGVPRRERAARVKAHIEELHLTHVAKQKAYTLSGGERRRLEIARALVTRPKFLLMDEPFAAIDPISVAEVQRIVLQLKSRGIGIVITDHNVRETLRVVDRAYLIHKGRVLAEGTGEFLIQDEQARKFYLGEDFDL; encoded by the coding sequence ATGAGCGATTCTCCTGCTGCCGTCACCGCAGCCGCGCCCGCGCCCTCTGCCTTCAGCGGATCCGAGATCCGCACCGAGGCGCTCGTCAAGGTCTACGGCGAGCGCCGGGTCGTGGACGGCGTGAACATGCGCTTCTGCGGCGGCGAGGTCGTCGGCCTGCTCGGTCCCAACGGTGCCGGCAAGACCACGACCTTCTACATGATCGTCGGGCTCATCGCCGCGACCGATGGCCGCGTCTGTCTCGACGGCGCCGACCTCACCAAAATGCGGATGCACCAGCGCGCCCGCCACGGGATCGGCTATCTGCCGCAGGAGCCTTCTGTTTTTCGCAAGCTCACCGTCGAGCAAAACATCCTGGCGATCCTCGAATCGATCGGCGTGCCGCGACGCGAGCGCGCTGCGCGCGTCAAGGCCCACATCGAGGAGCTCCACCTCACGCACGTCGCGAAACAGAAAGCCTACACGCTCTCCGGCGGCGAGCGGCGCCGCCTCGAAATCGCCCGCGCCCTCGTGACGCGCCCGAAATTCCTGCTGATGGACGAGCCGTTCGCCGCGATCGATCCCATCTCCGTCGCCGAGGTCCAGCGCATCGTGCTGCAGCTGAAATCGCGCGGCATCGGCATCGTCATCACCGACCACAACGTCCGCGAGACGCTGCGTGTCGTCGATCGTGCCTACCTGATCCACAAGGGCCGCGTGCTCGCCGAGGGCACCGGCGAGTTCCTGATCCAGGACGAACAGGCGCGGAAATTCTACCTCGGCGAGGATTTCGATCTGTGA
- a CDS encoding LptA/OstA family protein — protein MRPRFLLLLLCLATAGPLARAALEPQETTLTCDHMDMWSEGEETKAICTGKVTVTGTNLRILCDRLELTASRLTGGDKASVPTLEKFRYLLATGNVSITQGSRTATCGRAEVLPREEKLILTDQPVVIDRATNFVSAGEKITMLRGQERVEVEKPRLTGPPIRDLGFDRNSTPPATGHEPAPTPKP, from the coding sequence ATGAGACCCCGCTTCCTCCTCCTGCTCCTCTGCCTCGCGACCGCGGGCCCCTTGGCCCGCGCGGCGCTCGAGCCGCAGGAAACCACGCTCACCTGCGACCACATGGACATGTGGAGCGAGGGCGAGGAAACCAAGGCCATCTGCACGGGCAAGGTCACCGTCACCGGCACCAACCTCCGTATCCTCTGCGACCGGCTCGAACTGACCGCCTCGCGCTTGACCGGCGGCGACAAAGCGTCCGTGCCGACGCTGGAAAAATTCCGCTACCTGCTCGCCACCGGCAACGTTTCCATCACGCAAGGTTCGCGCACCGCCACCTGCGGCCGTGCGGAGGTCCTGCCACGCGAGGAAAAGCTGATCCTCACCGACCAGCCTGTGGTGATCGACCGCGCCACCAACTTCGTCAGCGCCGGTGAGAAGATCACGATGCTCCGTGGCCAGGAACGCGTCGAGGTGGAGAAGCCGCGGCTCACCGGCCCGCCCATTCGGGATCTCGGTTTCGATCGCAACAGCACGCCGCCCGCCACCGGCCACGAGCCGGCGCCCACGCCCAAGCCATGA
- a CDS encoding thiamine pyrophosphate-dependent enzyme, producing MLAARDLRAVELESPSSETLLQIYAWMQLARTGDNRILDLFRQGLIKGTVTGGQGNEGLIVPLALLADKAIDVTCFTHRDLGGHLIWSGHLCQHLNQYFANAGSPTKAREGNVHRGDPKNRSLPMISHLGAMLGPVLGMTDSQRRRGHRAVGFAFFGDGSSSTGDVHESLNLASLLNLPILFVIENNCYAYSTPMSEQFCEGTALWRRAAGYGIEGLALDATTDVAATARTLAAAIEKVRSTSRPMLIEAQTLRLRGHAAYDTCDYLKPGESEGFFARDPLPKFRQQLAAAGHGARLDAIDAELSAFIEACIKVSLAVERPAVDVAALQADVFAPGAAPLPWKPAVPPLPTLHVIAPSAPSQPPVAHVESGTTLTFAQAITAALRKILAEQPDAFVLGQDIGTYGGAFKVTEGLLKEFGRSRVFNTPLAESACTGYAVGMALNGHRPVEEFQFADFATEAITQITLNAATLHFRSGAACPLVLRLPCGGGVTLGSFHSQELESFLLAMPGLKALYPSNPQDAFDAMLAAYEDPNPVLFFEHKGLYRRLKQAVVWNPNYRDVWQPKQLRTGDYATVVSYGEMVHLATEVCDYLAAEYEHTLDLFDLRCLSPLRLDAIHASVARTGRLVVLHEGRRTHGFGAELVARLTEQNFATLKAAPLRIGSLDIPVPFAPELEQRFRPTLDSVIEQVTAWMG from the coding sequence ATGCTCGCGGCCCGCGATCTTCGCGCCGTAGAACTCGAGTCCCCTTCCTCTGAAACCCTGCTGCAAATCTACGCCTGGATGCAGCTCGCGCGCACCGGCGACAACCGCATCCTCGATCTCTTCCGCCAGGGCTTGATCAAGGGCACCGTCACCGGCGGCCAGGGCAACGAGGGTCTGATCGTCCCGCTCGCGCTGCTGGCCGACAAGGCGATCGACGTCACCTGTTTCACGCACCGCGATCTCGGCGGACACCTGATCTGGAGCGGACACCTCTGCCAGCATCTCAACCAATACTTCGCCAACGCCGGCAGTCCGACCAAGGCTCGCGAGGGGAACGTGCACCGCGGCGATCCGAAGAACCGCTCGCTGCCGATGATCAGCCACCTCGGCGCGATGCTCGGCCCGGTGCTCGGGATGACCGATTCGCAACGCCGGCGCGGTCATCGCGCGGTCGGTTTCGCGTTTTTCGGCGACGGCTCCTCCAGCACCGGCGACGTCCACGAATCGCTCAACCTCGCCTCGCTGCTGAACCTCCCGATCCTGTTCGTGATCGAGAACAACTGCTACGCCTACTCGACGCCCATGTCGGAGCAGTTCTGCGAGGGCACCGCTCTTTGGCGACGCGCCGCGGGCTACGGGATTGAAGGTCTCGCGCTCGACGCAACCACGGACGTGGCCGCCACGGCCCGCACGCTCGCCGCTGCGATCGAAAAGGTTCGCTCCACCTCGCGACCGATGCTCATCGAGGCCCAGACGCTGCGGCTCCGCGGTCACGCGGCCTACGACACGTGCGACTACCTGAAGCCCGGCGAAAGCGAGGGCTTCTTTGCGCGCGATCCGCTGCCAAAATTCCGTCAGCAGCTCGCCGCCGCCGGCCACGGCGCGCGGCTCGACGCCATCGACGCGGAACTGTCTGCTTTCATCGAAGCGTGCATCAAGGTTTCGCTCGCCGTCGAGCGGCCTGCGGTTGATGTCGCCGCCCTGCAGGCCGACGTGTTCGCTCCTGGCGCCGCTCCGCTGCCGTGGAAACCGGCCGTGCCGCCGCTGCCGACGCTGCACGTCATCGCGCCTTCCGCGCCCTCGCAGCCGCCCGTGGCGCACGTCGAGTCCGGCACCACGCTCACGTTCGCCCAAGCCATCACCGCCGCGCTGCGGAAAATTCTCGCCGAGCAGCCCGATGCGTTCGTGCTCGGCCAGGACATCGGTACCTACGGCGGTGCGTTCAAGGTCACGGAAGGCTTGCTCAAGGAATTCGGCCGCAGCCGCGTGTTCAACACGCCGCTCGCGGAGAGCGCGTGCACCGGCTACGCGGTCGGGATGGCGCTGAACGGCCATCGGCCAGTCGAGGAATTTCAGTTCGCCGACTTCGCCACCGAGGCGATCACGCAGATCACGCTCAACGCTGCCACGCTGCATTTCCGTTCCGGCGCCGCCTGCCCGCTCGTGCTGCGGCTGCCCTGCGGCGGCGGCGTGACCCTCGGCTCGTTCCACTCGCAGGAGCTCGAGTCGTTCCTCCTCGCGATGCCCGGACTCAAGGCGCTCTACCCAAGCAATCCGCAGGACGCCTTCGACGCGATGCTCGCGGCCTACGAGGATCCCAATCCCGTGCTGTTCTTCGAGCACAAGGGCCTCTACCGCCGGCTCAAGCAAGCGGTCGTCTGGAACCCCAACTACCGCGATGTCTGGCAGCCGAAACAGCTCCGCACCGGCGACTACGCCACGGTCGTGAGCTACGGCGAGATGGTGCACCTCGCGACCGAGGTGTGCGATTACCTCGCCGCGGAATACGAGCACACGCTCGATCTGTTCGATCTGCGCTGTCTCTCGCCGTTGCGGCTCGATGCGATCCACGCCTCCGTCGCGCGCACCGGCCGGCTGGTCGTGCTGCACGAGGGCCGGCGGACGCACGGCTTCGGCGCTGAGCTCGTCGCCCGGCTCACCGAGCAAAACTTCGCCACGCTCAAAGCCGCCCCGCTCCGGATCGGCTCGCTCGATATCCCGGTGCCGTTCGCGCCGGAACTCGAACAGCGCTTCCGCCCAACGCTCGACTCGGTCATTGAGCAGGTGACCGCCTGGATGGGGTGA
- a CDS encoding sialidase family protein has product MAADLFAPNSADLGLQPIPGARTFTVFRPDENTDHYSNGAVLIAFKERLYVQWQSSRQDEDSPDTWVAYSSSTDGERWTAPRPLSPPNSGVTMHSSGGWWTDGTTLVAFVNVWPTGFQSRTGGHAVYRLSTDGETWSAPHRLLAHDGQPLEGIIEQDPHAYDGRLHTAFHVAPGLTAQPHYTDDPLGLRSWVRGSMPHLPRDGATSRELEPSLFQRGAELVMVFRDQASTFRQLASVSRDRGETWSLPAVTNMPDSRAKQSAGNLPDGTVFLVNAPHAGRERIPLAATVSHDGRLFDRSFLLRSARDLQPLRYPGKFKRPGYHYPKSFVANGYLYVVYTTNKEDVELTRAPLAALENSPR; this is encoded by the coding sequence GTGGCCGCGGATCTTTTCGCGCCGAACTCCGCCGACCTGGGCCTGCAACCGATCCCCGGGGCGCGCACGTTCACCGTCTTCCGCCCGGACGAGAATACGGATCACTACAGCAACGGCGCGGTGCTGATCGCATTCAAGGAACGACTCTACGTGCAGTGGCAGAGTTCACGGCAGGACGAGGATTCGCCCGACACGTGGGTCGCCTACAGCTCCAGCACGGACGGCGAGCGCTGGACCGCGCCGCGTCCGCTCAGCCCGCCGAACTCCGGCGTGACGATGCACTCGAGCGGCGGCTGGTGGACGGACGGCACCACGCTCGTCGCATTCGTCAACGTATGGCCCACGGGCTTCCAGTCGCGTACCGGGGGCCACGCCGTTTACCGACTCTCCACCGACGGCGAAACGTGGAGCGCCCCGCACCGCCTGCTCGCGCACGACGGTCAACCGCTCGAAGGCATCATCGAACAAGACCCGCACGCCTACGACGGCCGGCTTCACACCGCTTTCCACGTCGCACCGGGTCTGACCGCGCAGCCGCACTACACCGACGATCCACTCGGCCTCCGCAGCTGGGTGCGCGGTTCGATGCCGCACCTGCCGCGCGATGGCGCGACGAGCCGCGAGCTCGAGCCGAGCCTTTTTCAACGCGGCGCCGAGCTCGTGATGGTTTTCCGCGACCAAGCGTCGACTTTTCGGCAACTCGCCTCGGTAAGCCGCGATCGCGGCGAAACGTGGTCACTTCCCGCCGTCACCAACATGCCCGACTCCCGTGCCAAACAGAGCGCTGGCAATCTTCCCGACGGCACCGTTTTTCTCGTCAATGCGCCGCACGCCGGCCGCGAGCGCATTCCGCTCGCCGCCACGGTGAGCCACGATGGCCGGCTCTTTGACCGCAGCTTCCTGCTCCGCAGCGCGCGCGACCTCCAGCCGTTGCGCTATCCGGGGAAATTCAAACGGCCCGGCTACCACTATCCCAAAAGCTTCGTCGCGAATGGCTACCTTTACGTCGTCTACACGACGAACAAGGAGGACGTGGAGCTGACGCGCGCTCCCCTCGCCGCGCTCGAAAATAGCCCGCGTTGA
- a CDS encoding sigma-70 family RNA polymerase sigma factor, translating to METKPTMNDDDALLRSHVEHRSEQAFTELVQRHIGLVYATALRQLGQDTHLAEDVTQSVFTDLARKAAGLCGHATVAGWLYVSTRKAAAAVVRREQRRKRREQVAHSMHLTDSPDAPNADFARLRSVLDDALVELKPDEQEAIVLRFFEKHTLAEVGAVLRVTEEAARKRVDRALEKLHGVLTRRGITSTSVALGAALSQAGAASVPAGLAAKVAGVAVAQVGAASAFSFASLAATLIPPTAAALVGALGLIPQHRTNHAAAAELAELTAANSALPALRTEVTQLARTLADARELERAAAELPDLRATLAALPPPPPLVTTSNAVTITPQGTISWEGEHITLDHFESNLTALHLAASNGESKLLIHARGVQYPQMIYALDEARKAGVRHIVVDSDAMPDPKFPFSWF from the coding sequence ATGGAGACGAAACCCACCATGAACGACGACGACGCCCTGCTTCGCTCCCACGTCGAACATCGGTCCGAACAGGCCTTCACGGAACTCGTCCAGCGCCACATCGGACTCGTCTACGCCACCGCGCTGCGCCAGCTCGGCCAGGACACGCATCTGGCCGAGGACGTCACGCAAAGCGTGTTCACCGATCTCGCCCGCAAAGCCGCCGGATTGTGCGGCCACGCCACGGTCGCCGGTTGGCTCTACGTCAGCACGCGCAAAGCTGCCGCCGCGGTCGTCCGGCGCGAGCAGCGGCGCAAGCGTCGCGAACAGGTCGCCCACTCCATGCACCTCACCGATTCGCCCGATGCGCCCAACGCCGATTTCGCCCGGCTCCGCTCGGTGCTCGACGATGCGCTCGTCGAACTGAAGCCCGATGAGCAGGAAGCGATCGTCCTGCGCTTCTTCGAAAAACACACGCTCGCCGAGGTCGGCGCCGTCCTGCGCGTCACCGAGGAAGCCGCCCGCAAGCGCGTGGACCGCGCTCTGGAAAAACTGCACGGTGTGCTGACGCGCCGCGGCATCACGTCCACCAGCGTTGCCCTCGGCGCTGCGCTGTCGCAAGCCGGTGCCGCCAGCGTGCCCGCCGGGCTCGCCGCCAAGGTCGCCGGCGTCGCCGTGGCGCAGGTCGGCGCCGCCAGCGCCTTCAGCTTCGCCTCGCTCGCCGCGACCTTGATCCCTCCCACCGCTGCCGCGCTGGTGGGCGCGCTCGGGCTGATTCCGCAGCACCGGACCAATCACGCAGCGGCCGCCGAACTCGCCGAGCTCACCGCCGCGAATTCGGCTCTGCCCGCGCTGCGCACGGAGGTCACACAACTCGCCCGCACGCTCGCCGACGCCCGTGAACTCGAGCGGGCAGCCGCCGAGCTGCCCGACCTGCGCGCCACTCTGGCGGCCTTGCCTCCGCCGCCGCCGCTCGTCACGACGAGCAACGCCGTCACGATCACGCCGCAGGGCACGATCTCCTGGGAGGGCGAACACATCACGCTCGACCACTTCGAGTCCAATCTCACCGCGCTTCATCTCGCCGCGAGCAACGGTGAATCCAAGCTGCTGATCCACGCGCGCGGAGTGCAATATCCCCAGATGATCTACGCCCTCGACGAGGCCCGGAAGGCCGGCGTCCGGCACATCGTGGTCGACAGCGACGCGATGCCCGACCCGAAATTCCCCTTCAGCTGGTTCTAG
- a CDS encoding alpha/beta hydrolase translates to MPLSFKHVFEPGQNPSAPPLLLLHATGGTERDLLSLGHVLSPGSALLAPRGQVSERGAARFFARLAEGVFDSEEVARRTHELADFLAAAAREYHFDPARLVAVGYSNGANVAATLLQLRPVVLGAAVLFRPMVVLDVPAAPGSLDGKSVFIASGTDDPLVPNDHPLRLAAHLRAGGADVTLHSQPADHGLTPADVSAAHGWFVRNLAPAGTT, encoded by the coding sequence ATGCCCCTTTCCTTCAAGCACGTCTTCGAGCCCGGCCAGAATCCGTCCGCGCCGCCGTTGCTCCTGCTGCATGCCACTGGCGGGACCGAGCGTGATTTGCTCTCGCTCGGCCACGTGCTCTCGCCGGGGTCCGCACTGCTGGCGCCCCGCGGCCAGGTGAGCGAACGCGGCGCGGCGCGCTTTTTCGCTCGGCTCGCCGAGGGCGTGTTCGATTCCGAAGAGGTGGCCCGGCGCACGCACGAGCTGGCTGACTTCCTCGCCGCCGCGGCGCGCGAGTATCACTTCGATCCTGCGCGGCTGGTCGCGGTCGGCTACTCCAACGGCGCAAATGTCGCCGCGACGCTGCTGCAACTGCGCCCCGTCGTGCTCGGCGCCGCCGTGCTGTTCCGCCCCATGGTCGTGCTCGACGTGCCGGCGGCGCCCGGATCGCTCGACGGCAAATCGGTTTTCATCGCCAGCGGCACTGACGATCCGCTCGTGCCCAATGACCACCCGCTGCGGCTCGCCGCGCACCTTCGCGCCGGCGGCGCGGATGTCACGCTGCACTCCCAGCCAGCCGATCACGGGCTCACCCCAGCCGACGTCAGTGCCGCCCACGGCTGGTTTGTTCGCAACCTCGCGCCCGCCGGCACAACTTAA
- a CDS encoding potassium channel beta subunit family protein: MHYRQLGPSGLKISALSFGAWVTFGKQIGDAVATKLLHTAYDAGVNFFDNAEAYADGQAELVMGTILKKSGWRRSSYLVSSKVYFGWEDDKPNQSGLSRKHVVDACHDALRRLQVDYLDLYYCHRPDPSVPIYETARAMHDLIVQGKVLYWGTSEWSATELREAHRVCAAHDLHAPVVEQPQYNLFHRARVEKEYGPLYKSPGLGTTIWSPLASGILTGKYTSGVPKNSRLDAPGMEWLRDMILNDPAAKAKIAAVPRLAAIADGLGTSLPKLAIAWCLKNPHVSSVILGASRVEQLQENLGALAVVDQLTPAVMRQLNAIAKPVAT; encoded by the coding sequence ATGCACTATCGGCAACTCGGCCCTTCCGGCCTCAAAATCTCCGCGCTGTCCTTCGGCGCGTGGGTCACCTTCGGCAAGCAGATCGGCGACGCCGTCGCCACCAAGCTACTTCATACCGCCTACGATGCCGGCGTGAACTTTTTCGACAACGCCGAAGCCTACGCCGACGGCCAGGCCGAACTCGTCATGGGCACGATCCTCAAGAAGAGCGGCTGGCGACGCAGCAGCTATCTCGTTTCCAGCAAGGTGTACTTCGGTTGGGAGGACGACAAACCCAACCAATCCGGACTGTCGCGTAAGCACGTCGTCGACGCGTGTCACGACGCGCTGCGCCGGCTGCAGGTCGACTACCTCGATCTTTATTACTGTCACCGCCCGGACCCAAGCGTGCCGATCTACGAAACGGCGCGGGCGATGCACGATCTGATCGTGCAGGGCAAAGTCCTTTACTGGGGCACGAGTGAATGGAGCGCCACCGAGCTCCGCGAAGCGCACCGCGTCTGCGCCGCGCACGACCTGCACGCGCCGGTCGTCGAGCAGCCGCAATACAACCTGTTTCACCGCGCCCGCGTGGAAAAGGAATACGGCCCGCTCTATAAATCGCCCGGACTCGGCACCACGATCTGGTCGCCGCTCGCCTCCGGCATTCTCACGGGCAAGTACACTTCCGGTGTCCCCAAGAACAGCCGGCTCGATGCGCCTGGCATGGAGTGGTTGCGTGACATGATCCTCAACGATCCCGCCGCGAAAGCAAAGATCGCCGCCGTGCCGCGGCTCGCCGCGATCGCCGACGGCCTCGGCACCTCGCTGCCGAAGCTCGCCATTGCGTGGTGCCTCAAGAATCCGCACGTGAGCTCGGTCATCCTGGGCGCCTCGCGGGTCGAACAACTGCAGGAAAACCTCGGGGCGCTCGCCGTCGTCGACCAGCTCACGCCCGCGGTGATGCGCCAGCTCAACGCAATCGCGAAACCCGTCGCGACCTGA
- a CDS encoding metal-dependent hydrolase, whose amino-acid sequence MRLTYFGHSAFLLELARTRLLFDPYLRENPHGSVDPKSVPCDLVFCSHAHSDHVGDALELARLHHAKIVAPYELAEHFAAQGAETIDLMPGGGVTLPWGRIDMTPAIHGSALELGDGKTLSMGPPSGFVVRADGQSLYHAGDTALFGDMRLIGRHGIDVALLPIGDFYTMGPADAVEALHLLRPRLAIPMHFNSNPKIRVDPHRFAAEARRTGHPVRVMSPGETIEV is encoded by the coding sequence ATGCGCCTGACCTATTTCGGACACTCGGCTTTTCTGCTCGAACTCGCCCGCACCCGGCTGCTGTTCGATCCTTACCTGCGCGAAAATCCACACGGTTCCGTCGACCCAAAATCCGTGCCGTGCGATCTGGTTTTTTGCTCGCACGCTCACTCCGACCACGTTGGCGACGCGCTGGAGCTGGCGCGGCTGCATCACGCCAAGATCGTCGCGCCCTACGAACTCGCCGAGCACTTCGCGGCGCAAGGCGCCGAAACCATCGATCTGATGCCCGGCGGCGGCGTCACGCTTCCGTGGGGACGGATCGACATGACGCCCGCGATCCACGGCTCCGCGCTCGAACTCGGCGACGGGAAAACCCTCTCGATGGGCCCGCCGAGCGGCTTCGTGGTCCGCGCCGACGGCCAGTCGCTGTACCACGCGGGCGACACCGCGCTCTTCGGCGACATGCGGCTGATCGGCCGTCACGGGATCGACGTCGCACTCCTGCCGATCGGCGATTTCTACACGATGGGCCCGGCCGACGCCGTCGAAGCGCTGCACCTGCTCCGGCCGCGGCTCGCGATTCCAATGCATTTCAACAGCAACCCAAAGATCCGCGTCGATCCGCACCGGTTCGCCGCCGAGGCCCGCCGCACGGGTCATCCGGTCCGCGTGATGTCCCCCGGCGAAACGATCGAGGTGTGA
- the rpiB gene encoding ribose 5-phosphate isomerase B, producing MKTFTIAIGSDHAGFAYKEALRAALTADGHKVRDFGTYSDAACDYPDFIRPVAEAVARGEFERGIVLGGSGNGEAIVANRVRGVRCGLCWNEQVAKWNRSHNDGNVLSIGQRTISEAEAIQIARVWLATEFEGGRHAARIAKIDR from the coding sequence ATGAAAACTTTCACGATCGCCATCGGCTCGGATCACGCCGGCTTCGCCTACAAGGAAGCCCTCAGAGCGGCTTTGACCGCGGACGGACACAAGGTCCGCGACTTCGGCACGTATTCGGATGCCGCGTGCGACTATCCGGATTTCATCCGGCCCGTCGCGGAGGCGGTGGCGCGCGGCGAGTTCGAGCGCGGCATCGTGCTCGGCGGCTCGGGCAACGGCGAGGCGATCGTCGCCAACCGCGTTCGCGGCGTGCGCTGCGGGCTCTGCTGGAACGAGCAGGTCGCGAAATGGAACCGCTCGCACAACGACGGGAACGTCCTCTCCATCGGCCAGCGCACGATCAGCGAGGCCGAGGCGATTCAAATCGCCCGCGTCTGGTTGGCGACCGAGTTCGAAGGCGGCCGTCACGCCGCGCGGATCGCGAAGATCGACCGGTAG